One stretch of Thermococcus sp. M36 DNA includes these proteins:
- a CDS encoding ADP-specific glucokinase — MSWDALYSSAFDKVRGNIGKVGGVLLAYNTNIDAIKYLDSADLERRIGDIGKGEVLRYSEELPEKITSLEHLFGGILWSVRHGKAAELFVESCRVRFYMKRWGWDELRMGGQVGIMANLLGGVYGVPVIAHVPQLSRLQAELFKDGPIYVPKAEDGKLMLVHPKDFAGDEENCVHYIYEFPRGFRVFDFEAPRENRFIGSADDYNPNVYIRPEFRDYFGEIASKARLAIISGLQALTKENYGEPLEILRGHLETLNKRDIPVHLEFAFTPDETVRKALVEVLGMFHSVGLNEVELASIMDVLGEKALAEKLLSHDPVDPITVTEAMLKLAEKTGVKRIHFHTYGYYLALTEYRGDFVRDALLFAALAAAAKAKLGDVGRIDDVAKAMDVPVNERAKPVGEALVKEYSMKKGVAEVNSYQLAFVPTKIVARPRSTVGIGDTISSSAFVGEFALL; from the coding sequence ATGTCCTGGGACGCTCTTTACTCATCGGCCTTTGATAAAGTCCGCGGGAACATCGGGAAGGTTGGAGGGGTTCTTCTCGCCTACAACACGAACATCGATGCCATAAAGTACCTGGACTCCGCAGACCTGGAGCGGCGGATAGGGGACATAGGGAAAGGCGAAGTTCTGAGATACTCGGAGGAGCTTCCGGAGAAGATAACTTCCCTTGAGCATCTATTCGGCGGAATTCTCTGGAGTGTCAGGCACGGGAAAGCGGCGGAGCTTTTCGTCGAGAGCTGCAGGGTGCGCTTCTACATGAAGCGCTGGGGCTGGGACGAGCTCAGGATGGGTGGCCAGGTCGGAATAATGGCCAACCTCCTCGGCGGAGTCTACGGTGTCCCAGTCATAGCACACGTTCCCCAGCTGTCAAGGCTCCAGGCGGAGCTCTTCAAGGACGGGCCGATTTATGTCCCCAAGGCCGAGGATGGAAAGCTCATGCTCGTCCACCCGAAGGACTTCGCTGGGGACGAGGAGAACTGCGTCCACTACATCTACGAGTTCCCGCGCGGGTTCAGGGTTTTCGACTTCGAGGCACCGAGGGAGAACCGCTTCATAGGCTCAGCCGACGACTACAACCCGAACGTGTACATAAGGCCCGAGTTCCGGGACTATTTTGGGGAGATAGCCTCAAAAGCCCGGCTCGCCATCATCAGCGGCCTTCAGGCGCTCACGAAGGAGAACTACGGGGAGCCCCTTGAGATCTTGAGGGGACACCTTGAGACCCTCAACAAGAGAGACATTCCCGTTCATCTTGAGTTCGCCTTCACCCCAGACGAAACAGTCAGAAAGGCCCTCGTTGAGGTGCTCGGCATGTTCCACAGCGTCGGCCTCAACGAGGTCGAGCTGGCCTCGATAATGGATGTGCTGGGAGAGAAGGCCCTTGCAGAAAAGCTCCTCTCACACGACCCGGTTGACCCGATTACGGTAACCGAAGCCATGCTCAAGCTCGCTGAAAAGACCGGCGTGAAGAGGATACACTTCCACACATACGGCTACTACCTGGCTCTGACCGAGTACAGAGGGGACTTCGTGAGGGACGCGCTCCTATTTGCGGCTTTAGCTGCGGCAGCTAAGGCCAAACTTGGAGACGTGGGGCGCATAGACGATGTTGCTAAGGCAATGGACGTGCCGGTCAACGAGAGAGCGAAGCCCGTCGGGGAGGCCCTGGTTAAGGAGTACAGCATGAAGAAAG